Below is a genomic region from Staphylococcus carnosus.
ATGGAACAAAATTAGGTTTCATGTCATTCTTCACTAAAGCAGCAGTTGCAGCATTGAAAAAATACCCTGCAGTTAATGCTGAAATTGATGGAGACGAAATGGTTACTAAACAATTCTATGATATTGGTATTGCTGTATCTACTGATAATGGATTAATTGTACCGTTCGTACGTGACTGTGATAAGAAAAACTTTGCTGAAATTGAAAGCTCAATCGCAGACTTAGCTGTTAAAGCACGTGATAATAAATTATCACTTGGTGATTTAATGAATGGTTCATTCACAATTACAAATGGTGGTATTTTCGGTTCAATGATGTCTACTCCAATCATTAACGGAAGCCAAGCTGCTATTTTAGGAATGCATTCAATCATCACTCGTCCAATCGCTATCGATAAAGACACTATTGAAAACCGTCCAATGATGTACTTAGCATTAAGCTATGACCACAGAATTATCGACGGCAAAGAAGCAGTTGGATTCTTGAAAACAATTAAAGATCTTATTGAAAATCCAGAAGATTTACTATTAGAATCTTAATCTTAAACTTAATAGATGTTATAAACATTAATGCGACGGCTTTTATAGCTGTCGCATTTTTTTAATTAAAACTGAGTGCAGTCAAAAAGTATTAAACAAAATATTATTACGTAAATGAAGAAAGTTGTTGAAAGAAAGTTTAGCAGTTTAAATACTGAACTTAAATCAAGAAGGGTGTAATGTGATTTCCGATTAGAAAGATACAACATTTCAATTTTTAAAATACAAAAACAGCGACAAAACAATTGTCGCTGTTTTAATATTTTGTCACATAACGTTATAAACGATTAATTCGATGACTGCTAAAATTATAAAAACAACACACAGTACACCATAATGTGATTTTTTTAGTCTAGCATTTTCCTTAATTTTACCTGTGAAAAACATAATACCGGAATATGCAGCAACTAAAACTGTAATCGCAAAGAGTATCATAAAGTTTACCATAATACTCATCTCCTTTATTTAGAGCAATACTCTATGTCTACTTTAATCTATTATATTACTATTATACCTTTAATTCGAAGGTTCTATTCAAATAATCATCTCATCATATAAAAATTAACTCAAATAAGTTATAATGATTAGGAAAACATATAAGAAGGTGTGGGGTATTATGGCAGGATTACGAAGTGTTACGGTTGGTACGCAAAATTTATCAGAAACTATCAATTTATTTCATAATATATTAGGTTTAAATTATGAAGAACAAAGTTCAAAAAATGCAGTTCGTTTTGGAGATGCTGATTTAAGTCCAGGTACACGTATCCATTTTATTGAAGTACCGAATTATACGGCTGAAACAAACCAAGTGCTCAGTATTGGCTTGAGAACACCAACTGATTCTGGTTTAGTAGAATATCAAGAAATTTTAGAATCTCATGACATCGAACATGGTGAGATAATCGAAATGAATAACCATAAACATTTTGAGTTCAAAGATGACAATGGCCAGTTTATTGATATTTACTCTAATGAACATAATAGTGGCGTCCCATTGGGAATGCCGTCAGAAAACAGTGCTGTTAATCCGCTTCATCAAGTACAAGGTTTAGGACCTGTCATTATACAAGTAAATGAATTATTACTAACGACTTCAATTTTATCTCAAGTTTTCGGTCTAGAACATTTTGCTGAATATGCACCTACAACTGATGCCGACTTTAAAGTTCAGGTTTTCCGTTTAGGTGAAGGTGGATTAGGTGGGGAATTACACATCTTTGAAGCTGCAGAAAATATACCACTTCCTGAATATGGAGCAGTTGATCAGATTGAAATCAGTATTGATTCTAAAGAACAATACCGCAAAGCGCTGCAACAATTAGAATCTATTGGTATTCCATACCAAACACTAAAACAAAATGATTCAGAATCACTTAGAATCACAGAAAACAGTGGTTTATCATTTATCTTTACACATGAAAAAGCATAGAATTACCGAAGAAAGGAATGTTTGATATGATGTTACACGAAACATGGAAAGACAAAGAACCTATTAAGAAAGTAGAAGTTATTCACACAGATGCAAAGAAATTTACTGTTTCTGATATGCTGACAGTTGGAAAACAATATGATGTCATCAATGAGACTGAAGAATACTATCAAATCATTGATAATTCAGGAAAAGTCGGCGGTTATTACAAAGATTACTTTAAAGAAGTATAATTTCAAAATAATAATTATATAAAATATAAAGACTAGGGCTTATTTCAGGGCCCCGGTCTATTTTTTAGTATTCATAAAGGAGAATGAATAATGGAACAACACCAATACATTAACTCAGATCAGTCAGTATTCGGCGATGCTTATTCAATGATGCGATTGAATAAAAACATTTTACTAAAAGGCCCTACAGGTTCTGGTAAAACTAAATTAGCTGAAACCTTAAGTGAAAAAGTCAACATTCCAATGCACCAAGTAAACTGTTCTGTAGATTTAGATGCTGAAAGCTTATTAGGGTTTAAGACAATTCAAACTAATGCTGATGGCAATCAAGAAATTGTATTCATCGATGGTCCTGTAATTCAAGCAATGAAAGAAGGCCATATTTTATATATTGATGAAATCAATATGGCGAAACCCGAAACATTACCAATATTAAATGGTGTACTAGACTATCGCCGTAGTTTAACGAATCCGTATACAGGAGAAGTCATCAAAGCAAAACCAGGATTTAATGTCATTGCTGCAATCAACGAAGGTTATGTTGGGACACTTCCAATGAATGAAGCTTTAAAAAACCGTTTTGTCGTTATCCAAGTGGATTATATTGATGGCGAAATTTTAAAACGTGTTATCAAAGAACAAAGCCTATTAGACGATGAACAACTAATTTCCAAAATTATTGCGTTTAATGAAGACTTACGTACAATGTCTAAACAAGGACAAATATCAGAAGAAGCTGCAAGTATTCGTGCACTTATCGACTTAAGTGACTTGTCTACTGTAATGCCGATTGAACGTGCAGTTAAACGTGCAATTATAGATAAATTAGAAGATGAACGCGAACAACAAGCTATAATAAATGCAATCGAATTAAATTTCTAGTGAGGGATGATTATGAGCAATCGATTTATCAAGTTTAATGATGAAATCTTAGATGCTAAAAAAGTAATGATGTTGCAAGACTTAGCTCGATTACTGCTGAAAAATAATCAAACTCATGTAAAAATCCAGAAATTTCCTTACTATGATCCTATCAATAACGAACTCATCGCGAGTGTGTTTTGGACACATCGACCAAGTCAAATTGAGATTACAGGTTTGAAAACAGACGTTCTGCTTGCAACTTACGGATACCAACTCATGGATGAATTTATTGTGAATGAAGTGCTCGATAATACGGAATTCGTACATCAAAGTTTCTTTCAACAAATTTTTAAGTTACTGGAAGATATGCGTGTATTAAATGCAATTAAACGGATACGTCCAAGTATGAAAGAAGCAATTGAGATGAGAAAACACATTCGTCTCAACTATACAGAATCTCAAATTAATGTATATCGTACTAAAACTACCTATACAGATTTAATTTTCTTATATTTGGAAAAATCTTTTTTAACAGAGGATTTTTATGATGTACCATCAATTCGTTCTGATTTAGATCCAATTATTCAAAACATGTATCTGTATTTACCTAATTTCTTTATGAATCATACTTCTGAGGACAATAAATATTTAGCAGAAAGAATTTGCTATCAGCTAGATGAATTACTAGATGAAGATATGTTAAATGAGTATTATCACATCCCTTGTAAAGTTTATAAAGAGTTGCAAGAACAAACTTTTGAAGATTTGAAACGAACAGATGCAAGTAATGTGGATGGAAATGATAGTTCATCTGAAGATAATGACATAGAAACTGCAGAAGCTGAAACAAAAGCTGAGGATTCTAAATCTCAAGGCGGCGCATATTTGGAAATGGAATTACATGAAGGTGAAAATAGTGAAGCTGTAAGCGATAATGATACTGCGCGTGAAGGCGATGCATCAGACGATATGACAGATATGATGACCAAAAAAGGTAAAGGATCTAATGATACGATTGATAATCAAGAAGGCGGCCAAACAGGAGGAAGCCAACCATTTACTTTACGCGGTATAAATGAAAATGTTGAGATTAAATGGAATGTACCTGAAATTTTACCAGAGTATATTACAGAATATCACGAAGTGCACAAAGAAGTACAAATTGAAATTAAGGATTTAACACAAATTATCCAAAAGACTATTGATAGAGAACAAATTGATGCGCGTCATAATTTAACTAAAGGAAGACTGCAACGAGACTTAATTAATTGGTTTATTGACGACCAATATAAAATGTTTTATAAAAAACAAGATTTAAGTCGTTCATTTGATGCCACATTCACTTTACTCATTGATGCATCCGCAAGTATGTTCGATAAAATGGAAGAAACAATTAAAGGTGTTGTACTCTTCCATGAAACATTAAAAGCATTAAATGTTAAACATGAAATATTGGCATTCAATGAAGATGCCTTTAAAGCAGATGATGAAAAACAACCTAATATTATAGACGAAATTATTGATTATGATTATTCAACAATTTCAAAAGATAGTCCGCGTATTATGGCTCTAAAACCACAAGATGATAATCGTGATGGGGTAGCGATACGTGTTGCGAGTGAAAGACTATTGCAACGACCTCATCACCAGCGTTTCTTAATTATCTTTTCAGATGGCGAACCATCTGCTTATAATTATGATCAAGATGGCATTATTGACACATACGAAGCTGTAGAAGAAGCTAGAAAGTATGGCTTAGAAGTCTTTAACGTATTTTTAAGCCAAGAACCTATTACTGAAGATATAGAAACAACAATCCATAATATTTATGGTCAATATTCATTATTTGTAGAAGGTGTAGAAAATCTGCCAAGCCAGTTATCACCACTTCTAAAAAAATTGTTGCTGAAATCTGTATAAATGATACAATATTTAATTGTGATATGATTCTATACACAGATAAGAATGATAAACGAGAATTCTTACAATCATTCATTATCTGTGTTTTACATTTTCTTATAAGTTAATTAGCATACAGCTTTTAATAAAAATGTACAAAATCAAGCGTAGTTAAACATTATCTTGTCCGATTTTTAAATTTTCAGAAAGTTTATATAGATTTCTGAAAACCTGTATGCTAAAATTAAACAATATTATTTAAGACTTTATTGTAATAGAAGGAGCACATAAAAATGAATAAAAACACATGGATTATCGGGTTTACCTTGTTTGCTATTTTCTTTGGTGCCGGAAACCTAATTTTCCCACCTAATTTAGGGTTAGATAGCGGTCATTATTTCTGGCCAGCAATTCTAGCATTTGTTATAACAGGAATCGGATTGCCTTTATTGGGTGTGGTAGTAGGGGCCTTAGACAAAGAAGGATATATCGGATCTTTTAATAAAGTTTCGCCTGTTTTTTCAGTGATTTTCTTAGTAGCGATTTACTTAACAATCGGACCGTTGTTCGCAATCCCGCGTACAGCTTCAACTTCGTTTGAAATGACAATCACACCGATTACACATAGCCATAGTCCTATCGGATTATTTATCTTTACAGTCATCTATTTTGCAGTTGTACTTTACTTATGTTTAAGTCCTGGTAAAATGGTTGATCGTATCGGTTCATTATTAACACCTGTATTATTAATTACTATCGTAGCTATGATTATCAAAGGTTTTGTAGATTTCGGCGGCAATCCGTCAAGTCCAGGATCAGAAGCCTACACTTCAAACTTTGCTGGTTTTGGACAAGGTTTCACAAATGGTTACTTGACGATGGATGCTATCGCAGCGATTGCCTTTTCTATGATTGTAGTAAATGCAGTTAAATCCACTGGTATTACACATGCGAACCAAATTTTCAAACAAACAGCAATGGCTGGTGTTATTGCCGCTGCTGGCTTAATGTTCATCTATATTTCATTAGGATATATCGGAAATCATATGGTAGTTTCAGCTGCAAAATTAAAAGAATTGACTGATGCTGATCAAAACATCGGTACGTATCTTTTAACAACGATTGCAAGCACAGGCTACGGTGAATTCGGTAAGTATTTATTAGGAATCATTGTTGCACTTGCTTGTTTAACTACAGCTTGCGGACTTGTAGTTGCAGTAAGTCAATATTTCCACAGTATTATTCCTAAGATTTCTTACAAAACTTATGTTGTCGTATTTACTTTAATTAGTTTGGTACTTGCAAATATGGGATTGAACCAAGTTATTTCATTATCAGTTCCAGTATTAAGTATTTTATATCCAATTGGTATTACGACAGTGTTATTAATTTTAATGGCACGTTTTGTCCCAATGAAACCTATCGTACAACAATTTACTATCGGGGTTGTAACGATTGTTTCAATCATCAGTGTAGCAGTTGCAAATGGATGGATTCAATTAAGCGTATGGAAAAACTTACCTTTAGTTGAACATAGCCTAGAGTGGTTCCCAATGGCGATTGCAGCTTTAATTATCGGCTATTTAATTAGTCTTGGTTTTAAAAATCAAAAACCAATCGTTTACGAAAAAGAATAATTATATCACTTAAAAAAGCTGGCTTTCTTGACGAAGGCCAGCTTTTATTTATTCATTAACATCAATATAGAGTAATTTCACTTTATCTTTCAGCAGTTTTATATCAACTGGTGTATCAAACATGATTTCGCCATCGATATCAATTTTAGTAGAAGGGCGGGTTTCTAACTTCATTTCATCCGTTGTAATCAATCTGATATTTTCTGTAATATCATTCCATCTCAAACTATCTTTTACTTGGAAAAAGTCCTTTATCAGACTCATATTATGATTTTTAAAAACGAAGATATTCATTTCACCATCACTAGGGGATAAATCTTCTAATGGAATCTTGCTTCCTCCAACATAATTGCCGTTAGCAATTAATATCATTGATGTTTCACCAGAGTATTCCTCATTATTCGCTTTTATCGTATACTGATAAATTTTTGGGTTGGCGATTACTTTCAGTGTAGTAAAAACATAGCTGAATTTCCCTAAAATCCTTTTTTTATTTGCATCTACATTTTCTGAGTTTTGAACCATCATTCCAATTCCTGCAAAATTCAGTGCATAAGTATCGTTTACTTTTAATACATCAAATGACTTAATTTTGGAATTTAATAATTCATTGGCTGCTGCAGCTGTTCTAGGAGAGAGGTTAAGTGTTTTAGTGAAATCATTAAAAGTGCCGCCAGGTATTATTCCAATCGGTATTTCTAAATTATTACGTGCTACACCGTTTACTAATTCATTTACCGTGCCATCTCCACCTAATACAAAGAATACATCATAACTGACTCCATTTTGATTCTGTGTTAAATCGTCACAAAATTTAGCGATATCTCCTCCTTCTTCACTTAATTTTAAAGTTAAATCATCACACATTTGAGTTAGACTTTCAGTAACTTGACCTAAAGATTTATATAAATTACCTTGTCCTGCCGCTTGATGATAAAACAAAATACCTCTATGAAAATGTTGATTCATATCGTCGTGCTCCTTTATCTTCCGTTCTGTTATAAATACCCAGTGTGTTTATGTACAAACAGAATTATGATTATCTCTATAAAAAAACGATCATCCTTAATTATAGGGATAATCGTAATTATGATTGCTTATTGAATTCTATTATCTTTCATTGTTAGCAAACGTTCTTTCATGTCACTTTCAAGGTGTTGCAATTCTTTTTCTGCTTGTTGACGTTTTTCACGGCCTTCAGCTTGAATTTGCAATGTTTGCTCAACTGTTTCGATGATATTCTCATGTGTTGATTTTAACGTTTCAATATCAACAATACCACGTTCATTTTCTACTGCTGTATCCACCGCATTTTGTTTTAAAAGTCCAGAATTAGCTGTAAGCAAGTCATTAGTTGTATCTGTGACCGCACGTTGTGCTGACATTGCTTGTCTTTGTCTCATTAATGTTAAAGCAATTGCCATTTGGTTTTTCCATAACGGAATACTTGTTAGTATCGAACTTTGAATTTTTTCAGCTAAAGTTTGGTTCACATTTTGAATCATGCGAATTTGCGGGGCAGTCTGTAAAGAAATTTGGCGAGATAACTGCAAATCATAAATGCGTTTATCTAATCTATCTGCAAATTGCTCTAAGTCTGCCACTTCCTGAATATCCATTTGATTTCCAGATTCATAGGCTTTTTGTCGTTTTTCTGGCAATTCTTTTTCTAAAATAGCTTGTTTCTTTTCTTGTGCAGCAGCAATATATAAATTCAACTCATCAAAGTAATCTTTATTTTGATCATACAATCCATTCAATAATTGAATATCTCTATTTAAAGCATCTTTGTGATTCGTTAATTCTATAGAAATACGGTCTACTTGTGAACCGACAGATTGCATTCTTGAAAAAATTTCATTAGCTGATGCTTTAGCACGTTTAAAGATTTTTTTAATGAAGGAGTCTTTGCCTTCTTTGAAATCATCTGGTTGAACTTCTTTTAATTTAAGCATTAATTGATTTAAAGTATCACCAATAGGGCCAGTGTCTTTAGATTTAACTTCACTCAACATCTTATGAGAGAATTGAGACATACTTGACTGTGCATTAGAACCGAATTTCATCAATGAATCATAATTCAACGGCTCGATCTGATTCGCTAAATCATGGATTTTCTGTTGTTGTTCTGGTGTAAATTCCTTATTAGCTTCTACTAAAGTTCGATCTGTACCGATGTCGTTTTCTAGCTGCGGATGATTCGGTATATCTTTCTCATTTGACATTTAGGTTTCTCCTTTCGTAATTATTTACGATTTTGTTCTATTCTATTCATTTCCATTTCAACATCTAGACGATTGTAATCGTCTTCGTTCAATCTTTTTAAATCAGCAACCAGTGTACGTTTTACTTCATCTAAAGTAATGCGTGTTTGTTCTAACTTTTGCTTTTCTTCTTTTGATTTTCCAGGCATTCTTGAAAGTCGAGTGTAACTTTCAATCAAGTTCAGCGCATTATCTAAATGAGAATAAAAAAAGCTATCTACAATAAAAAATTTTTGCGGCTGCTGTTTCACTGTAAAGTATATAGTTCGTGCTAAACGATGAATTTCATTTACCTGTTTAAAATCTTTAATTGAACGAACATTTATGAAAGAACGCAGTAATTTACGAATTTTCATTTGTGCATTTCCTAATTGATGACGTACAAATCTAAAATCTCTGCGCGTTAAACCGATTTCTTTTAAATATTGTTTAGATGTTAGTAATTGAGTCGGTACATATAGCGCAAAAAATGCTGCTATGCCAATACCGAAATCATATATAAATGATATATCGAATGCATATAAACTTGTGACCCAAGCGACAATTGCAGCTGGAACACCTAAAAGTGTTCCATAAATTCGAGAAATGTAATATCTCAATTTACATCTTCCTTTTTAAATAGTTCTAAATCTTTTTAAAGATGGATCTGTCTCTAGTTGTTCTATTTTATAATCAGTTACTTTTGAAGCAGGAGAAGCTCCTTCAATGACAGCTTGAGTGAATTGTTCTAAATCATTATCTTCACCTTGTGCAAATATTTCTACATATTGCTCAACATTTTGTACTGTTCCTACAATGTTATATTTTTGTGCAAGACGTTCAGTGAAATATCTAAATCCAACACCCTGAACTTGTCCAAACACTTGAATTTTTCTACGTTGCATAAGATCACCTCTTTTTTATATTATACGAAGTTTTAAGGGAAAATCCTAATATTTACTACAACACTATAACTTTCATTGTTCAGTTCACATTGCTTGAAAATATTTTTGCGAAAGTTAAAATTAAGTAGAAAAGTTTTTTGACTGGAAGGGGATTTAGTCATGTGGACAGTAAATAAAATCAGAGCGGATTATGAAGGTTGGTGGCTATTTGATGATTGGAGAGATTTAATCACAGAACAATATCAATTTTCTTCTTATGAAGATATGTTAGAAAAATATAAACAATTAATTTGCTGGTCCAAATTAAAGTATGACAATTTTGTAAAAGGAAAATATAACATTTACGCTTTTTACAATAATTGTGATATGAGATTTTGTGTAGATTGCGATGAAGACATGCAAATATTTTATAGTTTCATCGTTTTATGTAACGAAGAAGTTTATTACGACCTACCAATTATTGACTAATTAATTTTTACCATTTGTATTGCATTGGTAAGGCGAATAGACTATAATTGGTCTTAAGCAATAGTATTATTCCATATTGCAAAGAATATTTAGCTCAAACATATATAGAAACATACTGATAGCATTACTTTTGCATTTTCAGCAAGGGTGGTATCGTACGATTTATAAATTGTTGAGTCAATGACAGTTAATTATCCACCTGTAGCTCATACATAATACAGTCGAGAAGTGATTTTTAACAAAGAAAGATCTGCACAATACTTGCGATAAACAGAATCTGA
It encodes:
- a CDS encoding DUF6501 family protein, translated to MLHETWKDKEPIKKVEVIHTDAKKFTVSDMLTVGKQYDVINETEEYYQIIDNSGKVGGYYKDYFKEV
- a CDS encoding ATP-binding protein translates to MEQHQYINSDQSVFGDAYSMMRLNKNILLKGPTGSGKTKLAETLSEKVNIPMHQVNCSVDLDAESLLGFKTIQTNADGNQEIVFIDGPVIQAMKEGHILYIDEINMAKPETLPILNGVLDYRRSLTNPYTGEVIKAKPGFNVIAAINEGYVGTLPMNEALKNRFVVIQVDYIDGEILKRVIKEQSLLDDEQLISKIIAFNEDLRTMSKQGQISEEAASIRALIDLSDLSTVMPIERAVKRAIIDKLEDEREQQAIINAIELNF
- a CDS encoding vWA domain-containing protein, yielding MSNRFIKFNDEILDAKKVMMLQDLARLLLKNNQTHVKIQKFPYYDPINNELIASVFWTHRPSQIEITGLKTDVLLATYGYQLMDEFIVNEVLDNTEFVHQSFFQQIFKLLEDMRVLNAIKRIRPSMKEAIEMRKHIRLNYTESQINVYRTKTTYTDLIFLYLEKSFLTEDFYDVPSIRSDLDPIIQNMYLYLPNFFMNHTSEDNKYLAERICYQLDELLDEDMLNEYYHIPCKVYKELQEQTFEDLKRTDASNVDGNDSSSEDNDIETAEAETKAEDSKSQGGAYLEMELHEGENSEAVSDNDTAREGDASDDMTDMMTKKGKGSNDTIDNQEGGQTGGSQPFTLRGINENVEIKWNVPEILPEYITEYHEVHKEVQIEIKDLTQIIQKTIDREQIDARHNLTKGRLQRDLINWFIDDQYKMFYKKQDLSRSFDATFTLLIDASASMFDKMEETIKGVVLFHETLKALNVKHEILAFNEDAFKADDEKQPNIIDEIIDYDYSTISKDSPRIMALKPQDDNRDGVAIRVASERLLQRPHHQRFLIIFSDGEPSAYNYDQDGIIDTYEAVEEARKYGLEVFNVFLSQEPITEDIETTIHNIYGQYSLFVEGVENLPSQLSPLLKKLLLKSV
- the brnQ3 gene encoding branched-chain amino acid-like transporter carrier protein BrnQ3; protein product: MNKNTWIIGFTLFAIFFGAGNLIFPPNLGLDSGHYFWPAILAFVITGIGLPLLGVVVGALDKEGYIGSFNKVSPVFSVIFLVAIYLTIGPLFAIPRTASTSFEMTITPITHSHSPIGLFIFTVIYFAVVLYLCLSPGKMVDRIGSLLTPVLLITIVAMIIKGFVDFGGNPSSPGSEAYTSNFAGFGQGFTNGYLTMDAIAAIAFSMIVVNAVKSTGITHANQIFKQTAMAGVIAAAGLMFIYISLGYIGNHMVVSAAKLKELTDADQNIGTYLLTTIASTGYGEFGKYLLGIIVALACLTTACGLVVAVSQYFHSIIPKISYKTYVVVFTLISLVLANMGLNQVISLSVPVLSILYPIGITTVLLILMARFVPMKPIVQQFTIGVVTIVSIISVAVANGWIQLSVWKNLPLVEHSLEWFPMAIAALIIGYLISLGFKNQKPIVYEKE
- a CDS encoding diacylglycerol/lipid kinase family protein, translated to MNQHFHRGILFYHQAAGQGNLYKSLGQVTESLTQMCDDLTLKLSEEGGDIAKFCDDLTQNQNGVSYDVFFVLGGDGTVNELVNGVARNNLEIPIGIIPGGTFNDFTKTLNLSPRTAAAANELLNSKIKSFDVLKVNDTYALNFAGIGMMVQNSENVDANKKRILGKFSYVFTTLKVIANPKIYQYTIKANNEEYSGETSMILIANGNYVGGSKIPLEDLSPSDGEMNIFVFKNHNMSLIKDFFQVKDSLRWNDITENIRLITTDEMKLETRPSTKIDIDGEIMFDTPVDIKLLKDKVKLLYIDVNE
- a CDS encoding toxic anion resistance protein, giving the protein MSNEKDIPNHPQLENDIGTDRTLVEANKEFTPEQQQKIHDLANQIEPLNYDSLMKFGSNAQSSMSQFSHKMLSEVKSKDTGPIGDTLNQLMLKLKEVQPDDFKEGKDSFIKKIFKRAKASANEIFSRMQSVGSQVDRISIELTNHKDALNRDIQLLNGLYDQNKDYFDELNLYIAAAQEKKQAILEKELPEKRQKAYESGNQMDIQEVADLEQFADRLDKRIYDLQLSRQISLQTAPQIRMIQNVNQTLAEKIQSSILTSIPLWKNQMAIALTLMRQRQAMSAQRAVTDTTNDLLTANSGLLKQNAVDTAVENERGIVDIETLKSTHENIIETVEQTLQIQAEGREKRQQAEKELQHLESDMKERLLTMKDNRIQ
- a CDS encoding 5-bromo-4-chloroindolyl phosphate hydrolysis family protein, which translates into the protein MRYYISRIYGTLLGVPAAIVAWVTSLYAFDISFIYDFGIGIAAFFALYVPTQLLTSKQYLKEIGLTRRDFRFVRHQLGNAQMKIRKLLRSFINVRSIKDFKQVNEIHRLARTIYFTVKQQPQKFFIVDSFFYSHLDNALNLIESYTRLSRMPGKSKEEKQKLEQTRITLDEVKRTLVADLKRLNEDDYNRLDVEMEMNRIEQNRK
- a CDS encoding acylphosphatase; this encodes MQRRKIQVFGQVQGVGFRYFTERLAQKYNIVGTVQNVEQYVEIFAQGEDNDLEQFTQAVIEGASPASKVTDYKIEQLETDPSLKRFRTI
- the msaA gene encoding regulatory protein MsaA, which encodes MWTVNKIRADYEGWWLFDDWRDLITEQYQFSSYEDMLEKYKQLICWSKLKYDNFVKGKYNIYAFYNNCDMRFCVDCDEDMQIFYSFIVLCNEEVYYDLPIID